AAACAGGGGACACAAAACTAAAAACTCAATCCCAAAATAGGGACCATAAACAAAAAACATGACCATGATAAGGGCCGCAACAAGTTAACAAAGCAATCAAAACAGGAGCTTCATAAAcgaaaaacaaaacataaaaccCTAACTCAAAATAGGGAACAAAAAAAAACCTAACAAAAATATGTCAAAACCTCACTAGACCCACCgaataacaaaatattagacCCACCAATTCATTCACAAACACTATGAATCCTAAAATGGAAATAAAAGACTATGACACATCAAGTTTGTAATCACCAACTCCAATAGCCTACGTGGACAAaatcaacatatttttttcttaaaaaatctaATAGAAATGACTAAATTGGCAAATGGTAGTTAACTTAAGggatcaaaacaaaataaatattatttaattgattaaaataaaatcataaaataatttaagagatCAAACGATTAATTTAGCCTTAACAATATCATCTGATcaattttgatttcaaaatattttctctaaAACATATTTCCTTTAGTATATGCACCATTTTTAGGTCTATTGTTGAGTTGTTAATTAGTGGCTGCCAATACCTCAATTATTTCCATTGCAAGAGATTCTATCTCTTCTTTAAAAATGCATGTCAACCACTGTGATCTTccgttattttatttgaatgtctatcaagaagaaaaaaaaaaggaatgtgTCCTAACAAGTTAATTAAGAAGAAAACCAAGTGTTATTTGTAACAAAGTAATTTTGACACATGATCCTTGCTACGTTAAGTTTACTCCATTTATTCGGAAAAAAGATTGACATACAGTACATTaaagacttaaaaaatattttggttttttatcttttaacaaAGATTTGTTTtggttgtttttttaatttattttcgtcttttatcttttataaatgattaatattagttatttttatcttatttctTTTAAACTATTATATGATTATTGTGATGAAATGCTGATGTCTAATCTTTAATAagttgtaaaattaaatatgtaaatttAACAAAGACgagataaaaatacaaaaaattattatttaattaaatggatgttcttttgaaataatttatatacatttcaAAACATACAAGAAGAGATTCCAATAATTAAACGTTCTTATAACTTTTGTTGTAATtatgacaaaaattaaaataaagcacttataaaagataaaagataaaattaattgaaaataaataaacaaaataaatattaaataaaaattaatgaacaaAATTATATGTCGACTATTTATTCTactaaataatcaaaatcagtGAAGAGGAAACAAAGACAGTTTGTAAATGATTGACTCAATTAGAAGATTGCTGCTAATTTTGGTGAGAGTAAGAATCAACCAACCAACGTACTTAGAAAGTTAGAAGTATTGAATGGACAACGGATAACCGTTGCTAtcaaattttattctatttttaaatgtactttttctggcttaaaataattgttatatttataaaaataatatttatctcaatataataattattttaaatttttaatataattttaattactttatttcaattgtattctttaattaatattatatacattattttcaaattattatttttttagtttgtatttatgataatgaaaataatttaaatcaatagtTGATGTGAGTAGTTTGATTAAATTacatttatctttaatttatttattatattttttgaatctGTGTTAAATAATCAAATGCAGCTATTATTTTAGAGTGAGAGTATCTTTTAACAACTTGCATGGGAGTTTGATTTTTCATCCTAATATATTGCAGGTTATGGAAGCCACGAATTCCATatatagtaaatatatatatggcATCAAACATGAAGTCGAAATCTACAGAATTTAACGAACAATACGCAAATTAATGTTTATTTAATGCCTACCGTGTGGACTAATCTTACATATGACAAAAACTCTAAAATAGATAATAAGGTTAGGCAGCTCGTCAATAATATTCCCATTAAGgaagaaactgaaaaaaaaaaagaaagatattaTTCAccaaaaatttaactaaattaaattttgtgagCGTGACAATACTAGACAGAAGAATCTGGTCTGATATCGATACACATAATGTCATAGTATCAATTGAAAGCTATGTGGTTGAAGTTTGAGAGGAGAATGTGGTAATTTGAACGGGCCTTCCTgggtaaataaataaagaaataaagaatGGTGTGTGTCTATTTCAATGACAGTTCAAGAATGTGAGACAGACTCGTCACCACGATCACAACCTAGCCGTCCTTCTCTTCTTCCTAACTCTTTTTCatgcattttcaatttcaatatgaATATCATAACCCCACGTCTCACACACGCGGTTCcaatatataataatcattaatcatatatatttatatcataaataaataatcctgTTATGTCGGACTTAATTAATGTCCTCCTCAGCCTTAAGTGGTCCCATAAAGAGACTCTATCAGTTATTGGCAATCACAATCATGAATTGAGAGGATGAAGTCACTCCATATTAGTACGTACACTATTTAACTATAAATACATGAATAGTGATCCATCTAACACAAAGAAATAATGGAGCCAGCTGAGCTGATTTCTGAAGAATGGAGTTCTCTTAGTGGACTCTACACTGCTGAGGAGGCTGACTTTATGAACCACTTTCTTGGACTTGCTAATGCTAATGCTAATGCTAACTCCTCACTCCCACAACAACACCTCTATCAAAATTCCAATGAATCCACAATACTTAGTGTCACAAAAAACAATTCTAACTTTGCTGCACAAGTACCTAACTCAAGTAATATCTTCTTCCCCACAACAACTGATCCAGTAAACAACTTTGGCTATATTTCTATGGGGATTTCCATAGGTGATGATTGCAAATTCAGTCCATATATAACACAAGGGAATGAAAGCAAACATACAAATGATAACACTGATGAAAATATTATAGCTGACAAGGATTTGCAGGTCCCAAAGGAATGTGAAATCAGAAGGGCAGGAAAAAGATCTAGAAGCTCGAATGAGGTAGTATAACAAAAGGGGCGAATCTTCTAAATATTTCCAAGTCATATGCATTTACTTTTCTCATcgttatttgattttataggTACCAAAGAACAAGAGGAATGTTAAATCAAGGAAAAATATAAGATGCGCTTCGTTATGCAGCGAAGAGAATACAAGCCCTGTTTCTCAGGATCAGACCTTAAGCAGTTGTGCCTCAGAGGATGATATGAATTCTTCTCATGAGCTGCGTCGAGAGGCATCTTCAAGTTTGAGTCAGGACGATTCTACAGCTCTGAAGTTAAGTGGAAAATCAATATCTAGTAGAGGTACCGCTACGGATCCACAGAGCCTCTATGCAAGAGTAAGTCCTTTGTCCAAACAAAAGCACTTAATAAAGTTATGATATTCTGTTGTTGTCCATGAAATCTGAGGTTTCCTTTTGCATTGTATTGTAtagaaaagaagagaaagaataAATGAAAGGTTGAGAATCCTACAAAACCTTGTCCCCAATGGAACTAAGGTAGCTTTCTTTCTCAATGGCATACAAACAACAGATTAATAATATGATAGAAATAAATCCTCTCCTTGGTGAAATACAGGTGGATATCAGCACTATGCTTGAGGAAGCCGTCCAATATGTGAAGTTTTTACAGCTTCAAATTAAGGTACCAACTTGACGATTCTTCTAATT
This region of Cicer arietinum cultivar CDC Frontier isolate Library 1 chromosome 8, Cicar.CDCFrontier_v2.0, whole genome shotgun sequence genomic DNA includes:
- the LOC101508509 gene encoding transcription factor bHLH84-like, with product MEPAELISEEWSSLSGLYTAEEADFMNHFLGLANANANANSSLPQQHLYQNSNESTILSVTKNNSNFAAQVPNSSNIFFPTTTDPVNNFGYISMGISIGDDCKFSPYITQGNESKHTNDNTDENIIADKDLQVPKECEIRRAGKRSRSSNEVPKNKRNVKSRKNIRCASLCSEENTSPVSQDQTLSSCASEDDMNSSHELRREASSSLSQDDSTALKLSGKSISSRGTATDPQSLYARKRRERINERLRILQNLVPNGTKVDISTMLEEAVQYVKFLQLQIKLLSSDDLWMYAPIAYNGMNIGLELGITPTKDTKDMR